In one window of Synergistes jonesii DNA:
- a CDS encoding thioredoxin family protein encodes MIALTKENCDAEVREEKNLPVVVDFWGPQCVPCMGLMPHYHEMEKEFEGKVKFTSVDCSSNKRVAMGFRVMGLPTFLFWKDGVEVKRLSKDECTVESIRAEIEKLAQGKQ; translated from the coding sequence ATGATAGCGCTTACAAAAGAGAATTGCGACGCCGAAGTTCGCGAGGAAAAGAATCTGCCCGTAGTAGTCGATTTCTGGGGGCCACAGTGCGTGCCTTGCATGGGGCTTATGCCGCACTATCATGAGATGGAAAAGGAGTTCGAGGGCAAGGTTAAGTTCACCTCCGTCGACTGCTCTTCAAATAAAAGGGTCGCGATGGGCTTCCGCGTAATGGGACTGCCGACCTTCCTCTTCTGGAAGGACGGAGTAGAGGTGAAGCGCCTTTCAAAGGATGAGTGCACGGTAGAATCGATCAGAGCGGAGATAGAGAAGCTCGCTCAGGGTAAGCAATAA
- a CDS encoding glycine/betaine/sarcosine/D-proline family reductase selenoprotein B yields MTIKVVHYINQFYAGIGGEEKADHQPEARSGAAGPGLGLKGALGAEAEIVATVICGDGFYGEHTDEARAECLEMIKEQKPDLFIAGPAFNAGRYGFACGDISAAVAAELGIPTVTAMYPENPGVELYSKKTYIVPCADSARGMGKALPVMAKLGLKLAKKEEMGPARVEGYIPRGIRKSFFHEKSGAERAVDMLLKKLRGEEFQTEYEMPTFKKIPPAAPVKDLKHATIALVTSGGIVPEGNPDKIRVSSAESFGEYDISALTDLTPENYESIHGGYDRQWANLDPDVVVPLDIMREFEKEGVFGKLHDKFYATTGTGTAVAFAEKFGQEIGKKLKEANVDAVILTSTUGTCTRCGASMTREIENTAGIPVVQIATIVPIMLTVGANRIVPGIAIPHPVGKPELGEEVDKAARREVVMRAFKAMTTPITEQTIFEKN; encoded by the coding sequence ATGACGATCAAAGTTGTCCACTATATCAACCAGTTCTACGCCGGCATAGGCGGAGAAGAAAAAGCCGACCATCAGCCCGAGGCGCGCAGCGGCGCGGCAGGCCCTGGACTCGGCCTTAAAGGCGCTCTCGGAGCCGAAGCCGAAATAGTCGCCACCGTGATCTGCGGCGACGGTTTCTACGGCGAGCACACCGACGAAGCGCGTGCGGAATGCCTGGAAATGATCAAGGAGCAGAAGCCCGACCTCTTCATAGCCGGCCCGGCTTTCAACGCGGGACGCTACGGCTTCGCCTGCGGCGACATTTCGGCCGCGGTAGCCGCAGAGCTGGGGATCCCGACGGTAACGGCGATGTACCCGGAGAACCCCGGCGTCGAGCTCTATTCGAAGAAGACTTACATAGTGCCCTGCGCCGACTCCGCCCGAGGCATGGGCAAGGCGCTCCCCGTGATGGCAAAGCTCGGGCTCAAGCTCGCAAAGAAAGAAGAGATGGGGCCGGCCCGCGTCGAGGGTTATATTCCGCGCGGAATCCGTAAATCTTTCTTCCACGAGAAGAGCGGCGCCGAGCGTGCGGTCGATATGCTGCTGAAAAAGCTCCGCGGCGAAGAGTTCCAGACGGAATACGAGATGCCGACCTTCAAAAAGATTCCGCCGGCAGCGCCGGTCAAAGACCTGAAGCACGCGACGATAGCGCTCGTAACTTCGGGCGGCATCGTGCCGGAGGGCAACCCCGACAAGATACGCGTCTCGTCCGCTGAAAGCTTCGGCGAATACGACATCTCCGCGCTGACGGACCTGACTCCTGAAAATTACGAATCGATCCACGGCGGCTACGACCGTCAGTGGGCTAATCTCGACCCGGACGTAGTAGTCCCTCTCGACATCATGCGCGAATTCGAAAAAGAGGGCGTATTCGGCAAGCTGCACGACAAGTTCTACGCAACGACCGGCACAGGAACTGCAGTCGCCTTCGCGGAGAAGTTCGGTCAGGAGATCGGCAAAAAACTAAAGGAAGCAAATGTTGACGCCGTGATACTCACCTCCACCTGAGGAACTTGCACTCGGTGCGGTGCATCGATGACAAGAGAAATAGAAAACACGGCGGGCATCCCGGTAGTTCAGATAGCGACAATAGTTCCCATCATGCTCACGGTTGGAGCGAACAGAATAGTCCCCGGCATTGCGATCCCTCATCCCGTAGGAAAGCCGGAGCTGGGAGAAGAAGTCGACAAAGCCGCGCGCAGAGAGGTAGTCATGCGCGCTTTCAAGGCCATGACGACTCCGATAACCGAACAGACCATTTTCGAGAAGAATTAA
- a CDS encoding type II secretion system protein, translating into MKGSRKLKREAFTLIEILCVLVIVAIAATTLALTAQDSDARERRLIRNEARDFCAWIKYRMAKAAREGEDFKFLLTDGAEGYAIRAIWLAGGRLKNETYSFSDAALAYEGARELYFSSRWFTLTPAATFIVKSKRKRDIRFFVTVSAAGYARVKDKP; encoded by the coding sequence ATGAAAGGGAGCCGCAAACTTAAACGCGAAGCTTTTACTCTCATCGAAATACTGTGCGTGCTCGTCATCGTAGCAATCGCGGCGACGACGCTTGCTTTGACGGCGCAGGATTCGGACGCGCGCGAGCGGCGCCTGATCCGCAACGAGGCGCGCGATTTCTGCGCGTGGATAAAGTACAGGATGGCTAAGGCGGCCCGCGAGGGCGAGGATTTTAAATTTCTTCTCACCGACGGCGCGGAGGGCTATGCGATAAGGGCGATATGGCTCGCCGGCGGCAGGCTGAAGAACGAAACTTATTCCTTCAGCGACGCGGCGCTCGCTTACGAAGGCGCGAGGGAATTATATTTTTCGTCGCGATGGTTTACTTTGACCCCGGCCGCCACTTTTATAGTAAAATCAAAGAGGAAGAGGGATATAAGATTTTTCGTTACCGTTTCCGCGGCAGGTTATGCGCGCGTGAAAGATAAACCGTAG
- a CDS encoding CdaR family transcriptional regulator has translation MFKKMAQNIAESTCEVIGHNVLVTDENAVIIGCSVKKRIGTFHEPSLKVMRENKTFITQSDEAKKVGVYPGVTLPIHFFDKVIGSVSITGSPEEVERYGLLVQKQAEIMLREQAFLESNLVRERALRDLFENIASYDGSQGMGDLINLQARELGVTLSRCRMAVVLEMKGWKDESSENAYQIMVRELRSAFSHPRNVICPQRNRRVTVFVTPNRQGSNEEITQNVEETAKKFIEVLKNKGITADIAVGFPASDLNSLAMSLRSARDAMRLAGQLGLSGVFSARNLTGEALLDLLPVGKREEFAERTLAALTARNDYEEMRDTFLGWCESPFASGEVAEKLAMHRNSLQYRLKKIRALTGKNPWNFKDAFELWAAFVLKNISSEGKTKVKAF, from the coding sequence ATGTTCAAGAAAATGGCGCAGAACATAGCGGAAAGCACCTGCGAGGTAATAGGACACAACGTGCTGGTCACCGATGAAAACGCCGTCATAATCGGCTGCAGCGTAAAGAAAAGGATAGGTACGTTTCACGAGCCCTCGCTTAAGGTCATGAGAGAGAACAAGACCTTCATCACTCAAAGCGACGAGGCTAAAAAAGTCGGCGTCTATCCCGGCGTGACCCTTCCCATACACTTTTTCGACAAGGTCATAGGCTCCGTCTCGATAACGGGCAGCCCGGAGGAGGTAGAGCGCTACGGCCTGCTCGTGCAGAAACAGGCGGAGATAATGCTGCGCGAACAGGCCTTCCTTGAGTCGAACCTCGTACGCGAACGCGCGCTGCGCGACCTTTTCGAAAACATCGCCTCCTACGACGGCTCGCAGGGGATGGGGGACCTGATAAATCTGCAGGCGCGCGAACTCGGCGTGACCCTTTCGCGCTGCCGCATGGCCGTCGTGCTTGAGATGAAAGGCTGGAAAGACGAATCAAGCGAGAACGCCTACCAGATAATGGTGCGGGAACTGCGCTCGGCGTTCTCCCATCCGCGCAATGTGATATGCCCGCAGCGCAACAGGCGCGTGACGGTCTTCGTCACGCCGAACAGGCAGGGCTCGAACGAAGAAATAACTCAGAACGTGGAGGAGACCGCGAAAAAGTTCATCGAAGTGCTGAAAAACAAAGGGATAACCGCCGACATAGCCGTCGGATTTCCGGCAAGCGACCTCAACAGCCTTGCGATGTCGCTGCGCTCCGCAAGAGACGCGATGCGCCTCGCCGGACAGCTCGGCCTCAGCGGAGTGTTTTCGGCGAGGAACCTTACCGGTGAAGCGCTGCTCGACCTCCTGCCGGTAGGCAAGCGCGAAGAGTTTGCGGAGAGGACTCTAGCTGCGCTTACCGCGCGCAACGACTACGAGGAGATGCGCGACACGTTCCTCGGTTGGTGCGAGTCCCCGTTCGCGAGCGGCGAAGTCGCGGAGAAGCTCGCGATGCACAGGAACAGCCTGCAGTACCGTTTAAAGAAAATACGCGCGCTGACCGGTAAAAATCCGTGGAACTTCAAAGACGCGTTCGAACTGTGGGCCGCTTTTGTGCTGAAGAACATAAGCAGCGAAGGGAAAACAAAAGTCAAGGCCTTCTGA
- a CDS encoding glycine/sarcosine/betaine reductase component B subunit: MRLELHKVHIKGLEFADETRVKDGVLYVNKAEAEALIAEDRNFTKVSVDFARPGEKTRIIPVKDAVEPRVKMGKGNYFPGFAAPMGKAGEGRTLVLDGAAVVTCGPIVAFQEGFIDMSGPAAPYTPFSATYNIVLSVEPVADLEKHLYETSLREAGLKLAVYLARCADEHGAKADEVAVFEKGDTFEESKKYPDLPKVVYVCMNITQGLLHDTYLYACDLRPSMPTLIHPNEVLDGAMVSGNCVSACDKNTTWHHCHNPIVQTLYAHHGKDINFLGVIPTQESTVLAGKIRASQMNLSIAQQLGADGVIVSEEGYGNPDTDLCLNAKNFENAGIKAVLVSDESAGTDGASQSLADATPELTGFISTGNVNEMIEVPAMDKVIGYPESIAVLSGGAAESLRPDGSMYVELQSIIASTAEIGFNKLGCEWI; the protein is encoded by the coding sequence ATGCGTTTGGAGTTGCACAAGGTCCACATCAAAGGGCTGGAATTTGCGGACGAAACTCGTGTGAAAGACGGCGTGCTTTATGTGAATAAGGCCGAAGCGGAGGCTCTCATCGCAGAGGACAGGAATTTCACAAAGGTAAGCGTCGACTTTGCACGTCCGGGAGAGAAAACGCGCATTATTCCGGTAAAGGACGCGGTGGAACCGCGCGTAAAGATGGGAAAGGGGAATTATTTCCCAGGCTTCGCCGCCCCTATGGGAAAGGCCGGGGAAGGGCGGACGCTCGTCCTTGACGGCGCGGCCGTCGTCACCTGCGGTCCGATCGTCGCGTTCCAGGAGGGCTTCATCGATATGAGCGGCCCGGCCGCCCCGTACACGCCATTCTCCGCCACTTACAACATCGTGCTTTCGGTGGAACCGGTAGCCGACCTGGAGAAGCACCTTTACGAGACGTCGCTGCGCGAAGCCGGGCTGAAGCTCGCGGTGTATCTCGCGCGCTGCGCGGACGAACATGGCGCGAAGGCCGACGAGGTCGCGGTATTTGAAAAGGGAGACACGTTTGAAGAAAGCAAGAAGTATCCCGACCTCCCGAAGGTCGTTTACGTCTGCATGAACATCACGCAGGGGCTGTTGCACGACACTTATCTGTACGCGTGCGACCTGCGCCCGTCGATGCCGACTCTTATTCACCCGAACGAAGTCCTCGACGGCGCGATGGTCTCCGGCAACTGCGTCTCCGCCTGCGACAAGAACACGACTTGGCACCACTGCCATAACCCGATAGTTCAGACCCTCTACGCACACCACGGCAAGGACATCAACTTCCTCGGCGTGATTCCCACTCAAGAGAGCACCGTGCTTGCCGGAAAGATCCGCGCGTCGCAGATGAACCTCTCGATAGCGCAGCAGTTAGGCGCCGACGGCGTCATCGTATCCGAAGAAGGATACGGCAACCCCGACACCGACCTCTGCCTCAACGCGAAGAACTTCGAAAACGCCGGAATCAAGGCCGTCCTCGTCTCCGACGAATCGGCCGGTACGGACGGCGCAAGCCAGAGCCTCGCGGACGCTACGCCTGAGCTCACGGGCTTCATTTCGACAGGCAACGTCAACGAAATGATCGAAGTCCCGGCAATGGACAAGGTCATCGGATACCCGGAATCGATCGCCGTGCTCTCCGGCGGCGCGGCGGAAAGCCTGCGCCCCGACGGCTCGATGTACGTCGAACTCCAGTCCATCATAGCCTCGACTGCCGAGATAGGCTTCAACAAGCTCGGCTGCGAATGGATATAG
- a CDS encoding ISNCY family transposase encodes MWQTDASRHKWFGEEHGYATLHAYIDDATGVVTGAFFTETECMRGYAAALEQGMLAYGLPLSIYSDRHTIFRSPKELTDDEILSGTELPLSNFGKALYELGIKQITAHSPQAKGRIERLWNTFQDRLIAELRFSSITNIADANKMIAEGFISDYNRRFAVLPHEDGSACMPFDRSIDLGLVFSIRDTRRAGGGNTISYKGEIYTPEDEKSPVFVRGRILEVRETFDGAVYVIQNGMPVLMKKVFRAQKAIDVGVKKKAGAVSPHKPASDHPWRGGFKIKPAIYNNTQTGRE; translated from the coding sequence TTATGTGGCAGACCGATGCAAGCAGACACAAGTGGTTTGGTGAAGAACACGGATATGCAACTTTGCACGCATATATAGACGATGCGACAGGGGTCGTTACAGGGGCGTTCTTTACTGAAACTGAATGTATGCGCGGCTATGCCGCGGCGCTGGAACAAGGGATGCTTGCATATGGATTGCCTCTGTCCATATACAGCGACCGCCATACTATATTCCGTTCGCCCAAGGAGTTGACCGACGATGAGATTTTGAGCGGAACGGAGCTGCCGCTGTCAAACTTTGGCAAGGCGCTGTATGAGCTTGGTATAAAGCAGATAACGGCGCACAGCCCTCAGGCCAAGGGACGTATAGAAAGGCTCTGGAATACATTTCAGGACAGGCTCATCGCCGAATTGAGGTTTTCATCCATCACAAACATCGCTGACGCTAATAAGATGATAGCGGAAGGTTTTATCAGCGACTATAACCGCAGGTTTGCAGTGCTGCCGCATGAGGACGGTAGCGCCTGCATGCCTTTTGACAGAAGCATCGATCTCGGACTTGTTTTCTCCATAAGGGACACGAGAAGGGCCGGCGGGGGGAATACCATATCATACAAAGGGGAGATATATACTCCAGAGGATGAAAAGAGCCCCGTATTTGTTCGTGGAAGAATACTGGAAGTCAGGGAAACCTTTGACGGGGCCGTTTACGTCATACAAAACGGCATGCCAGTCCTAATGAAGAAGGTGTTTAGGGCGCAAAAAGCGATCGATGTAGGCGTGAAAAAGAAAGCAGGCGCTGTGTCACCACACAAGCCTGCTTCGGACCACCCCTGGCGGGGTGGATTTAAAATCAAACCTGCTATATATAATAACACACAAACAGGGAGGGAGTGA
- a CDS encoding GrdX family protein, giving the protein MEGSKYRIVTNNEWIKGDASLPQDIVFAEGTPIDVLDKAEELLQQGWKLVSAPLPPNVPIMRGPYRSLVLEKNDRLYDRDGILEIEKARTRYNFERKDRKPPRPSKDFGVIDREMLIRTLRDAALVEEGKNI; this is encoded by the coding sequence ATGGAAGGAAGCAAATACCGTATTGTTACAAACAACGAATGGATAAAGGGCGACGCCTCTCTGCCGCAGGATATCGTCTTTGCCGAGGGCACGCCGATAGACGTGCTGGACAAGGCGGAAGAACTGCTCCAGCAGGGCTGGAAGTTGGTATCCGCCCCTCTGCCGCCGAACGTTCCTATAATGCGCGGCCCCTATCGCTCGCTGGTGCTGGAAAAGAACGACCGCCTGTATGACCGAGACGGGATTTTGGAGATCGAAAAGGCAAGGACGCGCTATAATTTTGAGCGGAAAGACAGAAAACCGCCTCGCCCGTCTAAGGATTTCGGCGTCATAGACAGAGAGATGCTTATTAGGACGCTGCGCGACGCAGCTCTCGTCGAAGAGGGAAAAAACATTTGA
- the grdA gene encoding glycine/sarcosine/betaine reductase complex selenoprotein A, which translates to MGKLNGKKLLLLGERDGVPGPAMEACLKDSGAEIVFSATECFVUTAAGAMDLQNQQRIKDAAEKYGAENCVVVLGSSDAEGAEIYAETVTNGDPTFAGPLAGVPLGLPVYHVFDEAIREECDPAQWEEQISMMEMVLDPPALAAAVKGMRDEYSKFTL; encoded by the coding sequence ATGGGCAAATTAAATGGTAAGAAACTTCTCCTGCTTGGTGAAAGAGACGGCGTGCCGGGGCCCGCGATGGAGGCGTGCCTCAAAGATTCCGGAGCTGAGATAGTTTTCTCCGCAACGGAATGCTTTGTCTGAACAGCAGCAGGAGCAATGGACTTGCAGAATCAGCAGCGCATCAAAGACGCCGCTGAGAAGTACGGAGCCGAGAACTGCGTAGTGGTGCTTGGTTCTTCCGACGCCGAAGGCGCGGAGATCTACGCCGAAACAGTTACTAACGGCGATCCGACGTTTGCAGGTCCACTTGCAGGAGTCCCGTTGGGACTTCCCGTTTACCACGTTTTTGATGAAGCCATCCGCGAAGAGTGTGACCCAGCACAGTGGGAAGAGCAGATTTCCATGATGGAAATGGTCCTCGACCCGCCGGCGCTTGCGGCAGCCGTAAAAGGTATGCGCGACGAGTACAGCAAGTTCACACTGTAA